One window of Hydractinia symbiolongicarpus strain clone_291-10 chromosome 3, HSymV2.1, whole genome shotgun sequence genomic DNA carries:
- the LOC130635678 gene encoding tropomodulin-3-like, whose protein sequence is MAATRRTTKDIDDALDLLEDLTEEELAALEADFDPNDDFIPANERKLELQKNRMYEKRDMVAQLEDIVRKNQAASRPPEKVIPIRTWKNPIEDNNNIKNKYTNKNRNDIEKKKHEKKKEEKVDYGLTAEEEELFEGLDEEELLELAALSNTHGLLTQDQVHCVEMGSKEEHKRFGLHAKPVTGPSRRLASMSDDDTDLDGVLLLDSLKEDTDDVFYVRINNVPLETSLLHAIFDALKTTTQIKHLSLAGIGMKDEEGLLFNEAFKENDTLETVNLESNELTNEVMEPLFGLVVDHPTIREVKCSHQKHGLGSRGEEAMARALDKNERLLKVSYPFKVQSARSLADRCQIRNNEILRQKRRKGEDFYNYKEEINRRDNHPQPWIKDREDKNEKMKADLAEQKGRMKIVPNVSRMRFEAKQRAVENAKPTIDNELASKLQAAKTKARRGMLR, encoded by the exons ATGGCAGCCACACGGCGCACAACAAAG gatATTGATGATGCATTGGATTTGCTAGAAGATTTAACTGAGGAGGAACTTGCAGCGTTGGAAGCTGATTTCGATCCGAAT GACGATTTTATTCCAGCGAACGAAAGAAAGTTGGAACTACAGAAAAATAGAATGTACGAAAAAAGAGACATGGTGGCGCAACTTGAAGATATA GTCAGGAAAAACCAAGCCGCATCTCGTCCTCCAGAAAAAGTTATCCCAATTCGAACTTGGAAAAATCCAATCGAAGACAAtaacaatatcaaaaataaatatacaaataaaaatagaaatgatatagaaaaaaagaagcatgagaaaaagaaagaagaaaaagtagATTACGGTTTGACTgcagaagaagaagaattatTCGAAGGTCTTGACGAAGAAGAATTGTTAGAATTAGCAG cTTTATCAAATACACATGGTCTGTTAACTCAAGATCAAGTGCACTGTGTAGAAATGGGAAGCAAGGAAGAACATAAAAGATTTGGATTGCATGCAA aaCCAGTTACCGGACCTTCTCGACGTTTAGCATCAATGTCGGACGACGATACAGACTTAGACGGTGTGTTATTGCTCGACAGTTTAAAAGAGGATACCGATGACGTGTTTTATGTGCGCATTAATAATGTGCCGCTGGAAACAAGCCTGCTTCATGCTATCTTTGACGCCTTGAAGACGACAACACAAATTAAACACCTTTCGTTGGCTGGTATTGGAATGAAAGACGAAGAAGGACTG CTTTTTAATGAAGCATTCAAAGAAAATGACACGTTGGAAACGGTAAATTTGGAATCGAATGAGTTAACGAACGAAGTCATGGAG cCACTCTTTGGACTAGTTGTGGACCACCCAACGATACGAGAAGTAAAATGCTCACACCAG AAACATGGCTTGGGAAGTCGAGGCGAAGAAGCTATGGCACGTGCTCTTGATAAAAATGAACGCCTTTTAAAAGTTAGCTATCCGTTCAAGGTGCAGTCAGCCAGAAGCTTAGCAGACAGATGTCAAATACGGAACAATGAAATAT tgagacaaaaaagaagaaagggaGAGGATTTCTACAATTACAAAGAAGAAATCAACAGGAGAGATAATCATCCTCAACCCTGGATAAAAGACAGGGaagataaaaacgaaaaaatgaaAGCTGATTTAGCTGAACAAAAAGGTCGTATGAAAATAGTTCCAAATGTTAGTAGAATGAGATTCGAGGCGAAACAACGCGCTGTGGAAAATGCCAAACCTACAATCGATAACGAACTAGCGAGCAAGTTACAAGCTGCCAAGACTAAAGCTAGACGAGGCATGCTTCGTTAA
- the LOC130635674 gene encoding uncharacterized protein LOC130635674 yields the protein MSLLVNFFIKFCVVVQLVHADSPYLNCKRVDDTLDCSEVHFQHDWNIDPHFLWTVKKLVLRDNFLNEIHYEDAWGYFSSLECLHIESNQLSFIHEDAFVGLKKLTELNLVNNQLSEFPAKQVKYLKRLKKLNLTKNNLGGQIQLSTFSNDALPNLEELDLSYNNYDELVGTPFINMKKLKLLDLSSTKLTHIKKDNFKGLLRLKTLKLNGLTLFNKLQEDAFQYTHNLQHLEIQMSHLLNISLNTVKGLPLQKLRLGMNPLICDCHVEWIWNELHHKTRDWDSDILTNGNKNLPLQCIDLKTKQGHDLSEIEKGFCEHRLPTLSSLSKNDVQWSDWTTWSSCELYCQQHRQRNCTSGVCDRTITVYWEMCVGERFEKRHCYTGQCMRFLLLNNGDSPTRPATIKSLEKVIKDAFGKRNDKPVLILSILILLLLFFICVTMCVLLVRKRRRKKKKELTPVLTYKSRSQSIRDKTLASTREFLKNNKWFSGEEAKDMPPMPFVNKNNKTQKDFFFHDGKYVKRRQKDDLPLPPVPPVATQSTPNHYELSELSMSTDVHTETEAHYEQIRHSEDDAQDSSPKKKVHFSEDALQAEYDEDLYLRPSDICENNK from the exons ATGTCGTTGTTGgtcaacttttttataaaattttgtgtCGTTGTTCAGTTAGTCCATGCTGACTCACCGTACTTAAACTGCAAAAGAGTTGACGATACCCTGGATTGCAGTGAAGTTCATTTTCAACATGATTGGAATATTGATCCACATTTTCTTTGGACAGTTAAGAAGCT CGTACTGAGAGACAACTTTCTAAATGAAATTCACTATGAAGATGCTTGGGGATACTTTTCAAGCTTAGAGTGCTT ACACATCGAGAGCAACCAACTAAGTTTtattcatgaagacgcttttgtaGGATTAAAGAAGCTGACAGAACT AAATCTTGTAAATAACCAATTGAGTGAGTTTCCAGCAAAACAAGTAAAGTatttaaaaagacttaaaaAGTT aaatcttacaaaaaataatttaggtgGACAAATTCAATTGTCTACATTCTCAAATGATGCACTTCCAAATCTAGAGGAGTT AGATTTAAGTTACAACAATTATGATGAATTGGTTGGTACTCCATTTATAAATATGAAGAAACTAAAGTTGTT AGATCTTTCTTCGACGAAACTTACACATATCAAAAAAGATAACTTCAAAGGTTTACTACGATTGAAGACTTT GAAACTCAACGGGCTCACACTTTTTAACAAATTACAGGAAGATGCTTTTCAATACACTCATAACCTGCAACACTT GGAAATTCAAATGTCTCATTTGCTGAACATATCTCTCAACACAGTGAAAGGCCTACCGCTTCAAAAATT ACGCCTTGGAATGAATCCACTGATTTGTGATTGCCATGTAGAATGGATCTGGAATGAACTTCATCACAAAACACGTGATTGGGATAGTGACATTCTTACGAATGGCAATAAAAATTTGCCACTTCAATGTATagatctaaaaacaaaacaaggtcATGATCTATCCGAAATAGAAAAAGGATTCTGCG AACATCGGTTGCCAACACTCTCATCGCTTTCAAAGAATGATGTTCAATGGTCTGACTGGACCACATGGTCATCCTGCGAGTTATACTGCCAACAACATCGACAACGAAATTGTACCAGTGGAGTATGTGACAGGACAATTACAGTTTATTGGGAGATGTGTGTTGGAGAGAGATTTGAGAAAAGACATTGCTACACTGGTCAATGTATGA GATTTCTTTTACTGAATAATGGAGACAGTCCAACCCGTCCTGCTACAATTAAGTCACTGGAAAAAGTCATAAAGGACGCGTTTGGGAAACGGAACGACAAACCAGTGTTGATATTATCCATAttaattcttcttcttctattcTTTATCTGCGTAACCATGTGTGTATTGCTGGTGAGAAAACG TCGCAGGAAGAAGAAAAAGGAACTCACGCCAGTTCTTACTTATAAAAGTCGAAGTCAAAGCATCCGTGATAAAACGCTTGCTAGCACAAGagaatttcttaaaaacaacaaatggtTTAGTGGAGAAGAAGCAAAAGATATGCCACCAATgccatttgtaaataaaaataacaagacaCAGAAGGACTTTTTTTTTCATGACGGAAAGTATGTAAAAAGACGACAAAAAGATGATTTACCTCTTCCGCCTGTCCCTCCAGTGGCGACTCAGTCCACGCCAAACCACTACGAACTTTCTGAGCTTTCAATGAGCACAGATGTACACACGGAAACGGAAGCGCATTACGAACAAATTAGACATTCAGAAGACGACGCACAAGACAGCTCTCCAAAGAAGAAG GTCCACTTTAGCGAAGATGCGCTTCAAGCTGAGTACGATGAAGATTTGTATCTACGTCCATCTGATATTTGTgagaataataaataa
- the LOC130635675 gene encoding ubiquitin-associated domain-containing protein 1-like → MREFKPILGLDEINKSRLININVMTTDGKETIITVSPTEQVKAIKEKLLGEAGAKDLPSYKVVLMSPRRVLEDGRTVEQEGIVEDDHFIVCLKRRNLGNPFRKSASFINKGPDLQLIKKCTEYLGEEKGTAATNPGLGYAGMFDFFGELKRILVSLTEVASLVQHVNSEEGQDSDMETDESEVHIDPLCLQKLTDMGFSESRGRKALIINRMCPVQSMEWLLQHENDDDIDTSLTPEEIATFLPDRRRKRKRVSGRKRDFVANPVAVSKLKEMGFKHEEVLEALKFSANNEARALDWLLGDRQVVSEQGLDANSPLYTAIMDHPIVQLGMTNPRILHAFEDMLENPGNSGQYINDPEIGPVLLQISRIVQSFSR, encoded by the exons ATGCGCGAGTTTAAACCTATTCTTGGTCTTGATGAAATCAATAAAAGTCGCTTAATCAACATTAATGTAATGACAACTGATGGGAAAGAAACAATAATAACTGTATCACCAACTGAACAAGTCAAAGCTATCAAAGAAAAATTGCTGGGTGAAGCTGGAGCTAAAGATCTACCAAGTTACAAA gtTGTTCTGATGTCGCCAAGAAGAGTATTAGAAGATGGCCGAACAGTGGAGCAAGAGGGTATTGTGGAAGATGATCATTTTATAGTTTGTTTGAAACGAAGAAACCTCGGAAACCCATTTAGAAAGTCGGCATCATTTATAAATAAAGGACCTGATCTACAGTTAATAAAGAAATGTACTGAATATCTAG GTGAAGAGAAGGGCACTGCGGCTACGAACCCTGGACTGGGATATGCGGGCATGTTCGATTTCTTCGGTGAATTAAAACGTATCTTAGTGTCATTGACAGAAGTAGCTAGTCTGGTGCAACACGTCAATAGTGAGGAGGGACAGGATTCTGACATGGAAACAGACGAATCTGAAGTTCAC ATTGATCCACTATGTCTTCAAAAGTTAACCGACATGGGTTTTTCCGAAAGTCGTGGACGCAAAGCTTTAATAATAAATCGCATGTGTCCTGTACAATCAATGGAGTGGTTGTTGCAGCACGAAAATGACGACGACATTGATACGTCCTTGACGCCGGAAGAAATTGCGACTTTTTTGCCGGACAGACGTCGTAAACGAAAAAGAGTGTCAGGAAGGAAAAGAGATTTCGTTGCTAATCCCGTAGCAGTGTCAAAGCTGAAAGAAATGGGCTTCAAACATGAGGAGGTGTTAGAGGCTTTGAAGTTTTCTGCGAATAATGAAGCGCGAGCATTGGACTGGTTACTAGGCGACCGACAGGTAGTAAGCGAGCAAGGCTTAGACGCAAATTCGCCGTTATATACCGCCATCATGGACCATCCCATAGTGCAATTAGGAATGACCAATCCCAGAATTCTTCACGCGTTTGAAGATATGCTAGAAAATCCAGGCAACAGTGGACAATATATAAATGATCCGGAAATCGGTCCCGTCCTGTTGCAGATATCTCGCATTGTCCAGTCGTTTTCtcgttaa